The sequence ACTTCCATTGCCAAAGTATTCTACCACCCTTTGTCATAAATATATGAATAACTAATGTAAATAATATAATAAAGAGCAATGGCCTAATACTTTTTAAAATATATTTTAAATTAATTTTAGAAAGAAAAACTGTCATCAAAATAAACGCAGCTAAAACAAGATATCCATAAAAACTATTAATCAAAAATATAGCAAATATAAAAAAAAGTATAATTAATATCTTCACTCTAGGATCAAGATTATGAACTAGTGAATCCTTCTCAATATATTGACCTATCATAATATCATCTAACATCTTTTACCCTCTTTACTTTTAGTATTTCTTGCTTAGCATCTTCAATAGTAAATATATCAGTTCTCATATCTGATAATTTTAATTTTTTCTTTAATCTTTTCATAACACTAGTAATTTGGGGAATACCTAAACCAATTTCCTCAAGAAAACTGTCATGATCAAAAACATAGCTAGGTGATCCCTCTAAAACTAACCTCCCACTTTCTAAAACTAATATTCTATCAGCTAACTGCGCTATCTCTTCCATCCGATGAGAAATTAATATAATTGTTAAGCCAAACTTCTCCTTTAGATTAACAATTTCATTAATTAATTCAACTCTAGCTTTAGGATCTAAACCTGCTGTAGGTTCATCTAAAATCAAAATTTCCGGCTCCATAGCCAACACCCCAGCTATAGCAACTCTTCTTTGTTGCCCCCCTGAAAGCCTAAAAGGAGATCTATCTTTAAATTCTTCATAATCTAAATTAACCCATTCTAAAGCTTGTTTCACTCTTCTATCAACCTCATCCTCATTTAAACCCAAATTTTTAGGACCAAAGGACACATCTGCAGCAATATTTTCCTCAAATAATTGATGCTCTGGATATTGAAAGACAAGGCCAACCTTTTTTCTGATTTCTTTAAGGTTTTTAATTTTAGTAATATCTTGACCATCAATTATGATCTCCCCTTTAGTCGGATGAATCAAAGCATTTAATGTCTGGACTAAAGTAGATTTTCCTGACCCAGTGTGGCCTATCAATCCAATAAACTCACCCTTTTGAACTTCAAAATTAATATCTTTTAAGGTGTAATTATTAGATTTAATATCTGGATCATAAGTATGACTCAAGTTCTTTACTTGAAGCAACATAATTCTTCCACCAACCTATCTACATTAAAAATATCAGATGGTATATCTAGACCTTCTTTTTGTAATTGAAAAGCTAGTTCTGTAACTTGCGGTACATCTAAATGATATCTTTTTATTCTATCTACTTGACTAAATAATTCTTCAGGAGTTCCCTCTAACGCTATCTTTCCTTGATCCATTACAATAATTCTATCAGCCTTAATAGCTTCAGTCATAAAATGTGTTATATGAATCACTGTCATTCCTAACTCTTTATTTAATCTCTGTACAGCTGACATAACACTATTTCTTCCAACTGGATCTAACATAGCTGTAGGTTCATCTAACACTAGACACTTAGGGTGCATAGCCAGTATCCCAGCAATAGCAACCCTTTGTTTCTGCCCTCCCGATAAATTATGAGGGGCATACCGTCTAAAATCTTCCATACCAACAGCTTTTAATGCTTCAGCAACTCGCTCTCTTATTTTTTGAGATTCTAAACCTAAATTTTCTGGCCCAAAAGCTACATCTTCTTCTACTATATTGGCTACTAGTTGATTATCAGGATTTTGAAATACCATCCCCACTTGCTGTCTAATATCCCAAATCTCATCATGGTTAGCAGTCTGATTATCCATAACTTTTACTATACCTTTATCTGGTACTAACAGACCATTTAACATTTTAGCTAAAGTTGATTTACCTGAACCATTATGCCCTACAATAACTAAAAATTCTCCTTCTTCAACTTCTAAATCAACACCATTAAGAACCCAGTCATTACTATTATTATATCTATAGTAAAGATCTTCAACCTTGATCAATTGCATTTTTTCACCAGCCTGATATAAAAAAACAGCCATTTATACCGGACGAATAAATTCACGTCCAGTATCTCTAAGTTAATTATGGCTGTTTAGTTAATTATATTTTTTTAGTAAAGTCTTATTTTAAAGACTAATAGAGTAATGTAAAATAATAAGATCTATTACAATTTTATTATTCTACCAATTCTAATATAGCCATTGCTGCTGCATCACCGCGTCTTGGACCTACTTTAATAATTCTAGTATATCCTCCTTGACGTTCAGCGAATCGAGGAGCAATCTCATCAAATAAAATTTCTACAGAATCTCTATCTTGAAGAGTACCCATTACTTGTCTACGCGCATGTTGAGTACCTTTTTTAGCTTTAGTTATTAACTTTTCAGCAAAGCTTCTTACTTCTTTAGCTTTTGGCTCTGTAGTTTCAATTCTTTCGCTCTTAATTAAAGCATTAGTTAAACTAATCAATAAAGCTTTTCTTGGTGCACTCTTACGACCTAATTTACGCTGAGCCATAACCATCCCCTCCTCATTTTGTATTTAATAGTTCTTATAATTCAGGTTTTCCTAAAGATAAGTCAAGTTCAGCTATTTTAGCTTTGATTTCTAGTAAGGACTTCTTACCTAAATTTCTAACTTTCATCAATTCTTCTTCTGATGTGCTAGTTAATTCTTCTACTGTATTAATTCCTGCTCTCTTTAGGCAATTAGAGGATCGAACAGATAAATCTAATTCTTCAATAGTTGTTTCTAGAATTTTATCCTTCTTTTCTTCCTCTTTTTCAACCATAATATCTACATTATTGATTTCTTCACTAAGATTAATGAATAAATCTAAGTGTTCTGCTAATACCTTTCCAGCTAAACTGATAGCTTCTTCAGGATCAGTACTACCATCAGTAGTAACCTCTAAAGTTAGCTTATCTAAATCAGTTCTTTTTCCTACACGAGTATCTTCTACATTAAAATTAACTCTTTTAATAGGAGAAAAATCAGAATCAATAGGAATTACACCTATAACATGTTCCTCATCCTTATTCTCTTCTGCCGTTTTATAACCTCTTCCGCGTTCTATAACAGCTTCTAAAATAAGATCTCCCTCATCTGATAATGTAGCAATATGATGGTCAGGGTTAAGGATTTCTATATCACCACTAACAGTAAAATCACCAGCAGTTACTTGACCTTCACCACTTGCTTCAATTCTTAAAGTTTGTGCTTCTTCTTCATTCATCTTAATAATTACATCTTTTAAATTCAAGATAATATCTGCCACATCTTCTACCACTCCTGTGACAGTAGAAAACTCATGGCGCACTCCTTCAATTTTTACCGAAGTTATTGCTGCTCCTGGTAAAGATGAAAGCATGATCCTTCTTAAGGAATTACCTAAAGTAATACCATATCCTCTTTCCAAAGGAGTAATTATAAACTTCCCATAAGTATCTGTAGATTCAACACGCTCAATAGTCGGTTTTTCAATTTCGATCATTAACTTAAACCCTCCTTTTGTTAGCACAAGGTTTCAATAAGTTTAACTGAGGGTGATAACTTGATTAATTTAAAAGTAGCAAAGTGGTTCAAAAGAACCACAATTAAACCACTATTATCTAGAGTAGAACTCTACAATTAACTGTTCGTTAATTGGAATATCTATTTCTTCTCTGATAGGATCTGATAATACTTTTCCTTCTTTCTTCTCTAAACTAACTTGTAACCAAGAAGGAGTTGCTTTATCAGCATTTAATTCAATAACTTCTTTTAATCTTTTAAGATCTTTACTACTTTCTTTTACAGTAATCACATCATTTTCGTCTACTAGATAAGAAGGAATATTAACCCTTTTACCATTAACTAAAATATGACCATGTCTTACAAATTGTCTTGATTCATTTCTAGAAGTAGCAAAACCTAATCTATATACAACATTATCTAATCTTCTTTCTAATACTTTTAAGAAGTTTTCACCAGTAATTCCTGGTTTCTTTTCAGCTTGCTCAAAATAACTTCTAAATTGATTTTCTAAAACACCATAAATCTTTCTAACTTTCTGCTTCTCTCTTAACTGCAAACCATACTCAGATAGCTTTCTACGTCTACCTCTTCCTTGATCACCAGGACCATAAGAGCGACGTTCAATAGCACACTTATCTGTATAACATCTCTCACCTTTCAAGAATAACTTTTCCCCTTCTTGCCTACATTGACGACAAACAGGTCCAGTGTATCTTGCCATATTTTCCGACACCTCCAAGTTTATATCATTATCTTATTATCTATTATCCATTATCCATTTCACTCAAAATTCAATAAATTATACTCTACGACGTTTTGGTGGACGACAGCCATTATGAGGAATAGGCGTTACATCTTTAATTAAAGTTACCTCTAACCCAGCTGCTTGTAATGCACGAATAGCTGCTTCTCTTCCTGCTCCCGGTCCCTTAACAAATACTTCAACCTCTTTCAACCCATACTCCATTGCTTCTTTAGCTGCATTATCAGCAGCCATTTGAGCAGCATAAGGAGTACTCTTACGAGAACCTTCAAAACCTAAATTACCTGCACTTGACCAAGAAAGTGTATTCCCCTTGGCATCTGTCAAAGTAATTATTGTATTATTAAACGTAGATCTAATATGTGCTTGACCTCTTTGCACATTAAGCTTTTTCTTTTTCTTCTTTCTCTTTCTACGCGCCATGATATCCCTCCTCTTTTTATTATTTTCTTCCTACAGCTTTCTTTTTACCTTTTCTAGTTCGAGCATTATTTTTAGTGTTTTGCCCACGAACAGGTAATCCTCTTCTGTGTCTTAATCCTCTGTAAGATCCAATATCCTTTAATCTCTTAATATTCCCTCTTACTTCACGTCTTAATTCACCTTCAACAAGATGATTTTCATCAATAACTTGACGTAACTTAGCTACCTCACCTTCAGTTAAATCACGTACTCTTGTATCAGGATCAATTCCAGTTTGCTCAATAATTTCTTCAGCAGTTGATCGTCCGATTCCATAAATATAAGTCAATCCAATTACAACTCTTTTATTTCTTGGTAAATCAACACCTTCAATCCGTGCCATAAATTTACACCTCCTATTTAAATATAATTAAATTTAACCTTGACGTTGTTTATGCTTAGGGTTTTCACAAATAACATAAACTCTCCCTTTACGACGAACCACTTTACATTTATCGCAAATAGGTTTTACTGATGGTCGAACTTTCATGTTAACCCTCCTTCTATCTTGCTTTAATTAAGATTTATGACGATAAGTAATTCGCCCTCGACTTAAATCATAAGGTGACAATTCAACAGTTACCTTATCTCCTGGTAAGATTCGAATAAAGTTCATTCTCATCTTTCCTGACACGTGAGCCAATACTTTATGACCATTTTCTAATTCAACACGAAATTTAGCATTTGGCAATGGTTCAATCACAGTACCTTCAACTTCAATAGCTTCTTCTTTTGCCATTGATTATCTTTAACCCCCTCTAAGTGATTTACACATTATTCCACTTTCTTATCTCAATATAAAATTATATCACAAAAATAATATTTTATACAATTAAAGTTCAATTTAAAATACGAGGACCCTAAGCTTCTTTAATAAATTCATCTTAAAATGGGGTGATAGCTTACTGTTCATGTCCAATACAGCCCAACCATCATCAAATAAAATTAGGTCCTCAATATCAAGATAAATCTTTTAAATATTTTTCTCTAAATGATAAACTAAATCTCATTTTATAAAAGTATACTTAGATTAATATAAAATTTATCAACTAGGGCTCAATATAGGAGCCCTATTTTTATAGTTATGTTGACAAATTTAAAATTAATCCCTATTAGCTATATGTACTAATAGCTTTAAACTCTTATTTTAAAATTCAGTAATCATCAAATTTCTATTTAATTGTATCGAGAAATCTGTTGATTTCTTCAAACACTTCATCTAAACCTTGTTCTCCATTTATTGTTTTTAATAATTTTCGTTCTTCATAATAATTAATTAATGGAGATGTTTTTTTAGAATAAACATTTAATCTTTCTTTTATAGTCTGTGGATTATCATCTTCCCTTTGATATAAATCTCCACCACACTCATCACACTCACCTGGTTTAGCTGGTGGATTAAATTTAATATGAAAAGAAGCACCACAAGACTTACAAATTCTTCTTCCAGATAATCTATTGATAACTTCTTCATCGCTAACTCTAATATTGATAACAGCATTTAAAGAAAGATTTAATTCTTCTAAAATAGAACTTAAAGCATCAGCTTGGTTTACTGTTCTAGGAAAACCATCTAATATGAATCCTTCTTTACAATCTTCATTGCTTAATCTCTCTCTAACTATACCGTTAGTAACTGTATCTGGGACTAATTGTCCTTGATCAATATACTCTTTTGCTTTTTTCCCTAATTCAGTCTTATCTTTTATAGCCTTACGGAATATATCACCAGTAGAAATATGAGGAATTTGATAGGTTTCCTCTATTCGAACAGCTTGAGTCCCTTTACCAGCTCCCGGAGGCCCAAGTAATATTAAATTCATTGATATCACTCCCTATAAACTACTTCATAAACCCTTCATAATGTCTAGATAATAAGTAGGTTTCAATTTGTTGCATAGTTTGTAAAGCAACTCCTACTACGATCAATAAAGCTGTTCCTCCGAACCTTACTTGTATTTTTGTAAGCTCAATTACAAAATTAGGCAAAACAGCAATTAAAGCTAAGAAGATTGCCCCAGCCAAAGTAATTCGGGTTAAGATCTTATCTAGATACTCAGCAGTTGGTCTACCTGGACGGCGTCCTGGAATAAAACCACCATGCTTCTTCATATTATCAGCTATTTCAATTGGATTAAATTGAATTGCTGTATAGAAGTAAGTAAAGAAGATAATTAATAGTGAGAATAAAATTATATATAATATAGATCCTGGAGACAAAGCATTAGCTATAGATTGAGCCCAACTTTGTTGTATAAACTGGGCAATCGTAGCTGGAAATAGTAGAACAGATGAAGCAAAAATTACAGGAATTACTCCCGCTTGATTTACCTTCAACGGTATA is a genomic window of Orenia marismortui DSM 5156 containing:
- a CDS encoding energy-coupling factor transporter ATPase; this encodes MLLQVKNLSHTYDPDIKSNNYTLKDINFEVQKGEFIGLIGHTGSGKSTLVQTLNALIHPTKGEIIIDGQDITKIKNLKEIRKKVGLVFQYPEHQLFEENIAADVSFGPKNLGLNEDEVDRRVKQALEWVNLDYEEFKDRSPFRLSGGQQRRVAIAGVLAMEPEILILDEPTAGLDPKARVELINEIVNLKEKFGLTIILISHRMEEIAQLADRILVLESGRLVLEGSPSYVFDHDSFLEEIGLGIPQITSVMKRLKKKLKLSDMRTDIFTIEDAKQEILKVKRVKDVR
- a CDS encoding adenylate kinase — its product is MNLILLGPPGAGKGTQAVRIEETYQIPHISTGDIFRKAIKDKTELGKKAKEYIDQGQLVPDTVTNGIVRERLSNEDCKEGFILDGFPRTVNQADALSSILEELNLSLNAVINIRVSDEEVINRLSGRRICKSCGASFHIKFNPPAKPGECDECGGDLYQREDDNPQTIKERLNVYSKKTSPLINYYEERKLLKTINGEQGLDEVFEEINRFLDTIK
- a CDS encoding DNA-directed RNA polymerase subunit alpha, which encodes MIEIEKPTIERVESTDTYGKFIITPLERGYGITLGNSLRRIMLSSLPGAAITSVKIEGVRHEFSTVTGVVEDVADIILNLKDVIIKMNEEEAQTLRIEASGEGQVTAGDFTVSGDIEILNPDHHIATLSDEGDLILEAVIERGRGYKTAEENKDEEHVIGVIPIDSDFSPIKRVNFNVEDTRVGKRTDLDKLTLEVTTDGSTDPEEAISLAGKVLAEHLDLFINLSEEINNVDIMVEKEEEKKDKILETTIEELDLSVRSSNCLKRAGINTVEELTSTSEEELMKVRNLGKKSLLEIKAKIAELDLSLGKPEL
- the rplQ gene encoding 50S ribosomal protein L17 is translated as MAQRKLGRKSAPRKALLISLTNALIKSERIETTEPKAKEVRSFAEKLITKAKKGTQHARRQVMGTLQDRDSVEILFDEIAPRFAERQGGYTRIIKVGPRRGDAAAMAILELVE
- the rpsM gene encoding 30S ribosomal protein S13 encodes the protein MARIEGVDLPRNKRVVIGLTYIYGIGRSTAEEIIEQTGIDPDTRVRDLTEGEVAKLRQVIDENHLVEGELRREVRGNIKRLKDIGSYRGLRHRRGLPVRGQNTKNNARTRKGKKKAVGRK
- the infA gene encoding translation initiation factor IF-1, giving the protein MAKEEAIEVEGTVIEPLPNAKFRVELENGHKVLAHVSGKMRMNFIRILPGDKVTVELSPYDLSRGRITYRHKS
- the rpsK gene encoding 30S ribosomal protein S11, with translation MARRKRKKKKKKLNVQRGQAHIRSTFNNTIITLTDAKGNTLSWSSAGNLGFEGSRKSTPYAAQMAADNAAKEAMEYGLKEVEVFVKGPGAGREAAIRALQAAGLEVTLIKDVTPIPHNGCRPPKRRRV
- a CDS encoding energy-coupling factor transporter ATPase, translated to MAVFLYQAGEKMQLIKVEDLYYRYNNSNDWVLNGVDLEVEEGEFLVIVGHNGSGKSTLAKMLNGLLVPDKGIVKVMDNQTANHDEIWDIRQQVGMVFQNPDNQLVANIVEEDVAFGPENLGLESQKIRERVAEALKAVGMEDFRRYAPHNLSGGQKQRVAIAGILAMHPKCLVLDEPTAMLDPVGRNSVMSAVQRLNKELGMTVIHITHFMTEAIKADRIIVMDQGKIALEGTPEELFSQVDRIKRYHLDVPQVTELAFQLQKEGLDIPSDIFNVDRLVEELCCFK
- the rpsD gene encoding 30S ribosomal protein S4, which gives rise to MARYTGPVCRQCRQEGEKLFLKGERCYTDKCAIERRSYGPGDQGRGRRRKLSEYGLQLREKQKVRKIYGVLENQFRSYFEQAEKKPGITGENFLKVLERRLDNVVYRLGFATSRNESRQFVRHGHILVNGKRVNIPSYLVDENDVITVKESSKDLKRLKEVIELNADKATPSWLQVSLEKKEGKVLSDPIREEIDIPINEQLIVEFYSR
- the rpmJ gene encoding 50S ribosomal protein L36; its protein translation is MKVRPSVKPICDKCKVVRRKGRVYVICENPKHKQRQG